One Sphingomonas sabuli genomic region harbors:
- a CDS encoding acetyl-CoA carboxylase carboxyltransferase subunit alpha: MLTYLDFEKPIAELDSRVRELRETSDNGDVDLKPEVEKLEAKASKLLTETYAKLSPWQKAQVARHPERPHFKNYVAALADDFMPLAGDRSYSEDPAIVGGFARIDGRKVMLIGHEKGEDTASRLRHNFGMAKPEGYRKAVRLMRLADRFGLPVVTLVDTPGAFPGVEAEERGQAEAIARATQECLDLKVPIIAAIVGEGGSGGAVAIATANRVLMFEHAIYSVISPEGCASILWRTADKAADAAEAMKITANDLQALGVIDRIVKEPVGGAHRDPAAAIETLKSAIAEELVGCAAMTADQVLAQRREKFLAIS, encoded by the coding sequence ATGCTGACCTATCTCGATTTTGAAAAGCCGATCGCCGAACTCGACTCGCGCGTCCGCGAGTTGCGCGAAACGTCCGACAACGGCGATGTCGACCTGAAACCCGAAGTGGAGAAGCTCGAGGCCAAGGCGTCGAAGCTGCTCACCGAAACCTATGCGAAGCTGTCGCCGTGGCAAAAAGCGCAAGTCGCCCGCCACCCGGAACGTCCACATTTCAAGAATTACGTCGCTGCGCTGGCCGACGACTTCATGCCGCTGGCCGGCGACCGCTCGTACAGCGAGGACCCGGCGATCGTCGGCGGCTTCGCCCGCATCGACGGACGCAAGGTGATGCTGATCGGCCATGAAAAAGGCGAGGACACCGCGTCGCGCCTGCGGCACAATTTCGGCATGGCCAAACCAGAAGGCTATCGCAAGGCCGTGCGGCTGATGCGCCTGGCCGACCGCTTCGGCCTGCCGGTCGTGACCCTGGTCGATACGCCCGGCGCCTTTCCGGGTGTCGAGGCGGAAGAGCGCGGCCAGGCCGAAGCCATCGCCCGCGCGACGCAGGAATGCCTGGACCTCAAGGTCCCGATCATCGCCGCGATCGTGGGGGAGGGCGGGTCCGGCGGCGCCGTCGCGATCGCCACTGCCAACCGGGTGCTGATGTTCGAACATGCCATTTACTCGGTCATCTCGCCCGAAGGCTGCGCGTCGATCCTGTGGCGCACCGCGGACAAGGCGGCCGACGCCGCCGAAGCGATGAAGATCACCGCCAACGACCTGCAGGCGCTGGGCGTGATTGATCGCATCGTGAAAGAGCCGGTGGGCGGCGCGCACCGCGACCCCGCCGCCGCCATCGAGACGCTGAAGTCGGCGATCGCGGAGGAGCTGGTCGGCTGCGCGGCAATGACCGCGGACCAGGTGCTCGCACAGCGCCGGGAAAAATTCCTCGCCATAAGCTGA
- a CDS encoding tyrosine recombinase, protein MLSAEAGVSPNTLAAYRNDLAKAREALHGNLSGAKREALARLGAQWADLAASTVARRSSALRRFYGFLVDDGIRQDDPSSALPQPKLQRPLPKVLSVAEVEAMFEGVSARAASGEALAQRNLALLELLYGSGLRASEVISLPRGAVRDGQPFLILRGKGAKERLVPVSGRAEAAVREWIANVPKASLWLFPSGKTHLSRMRLYQLVRAMAADAGIARDRISPHVLRHAFATHLLSGGADLRVLQSLLGHADIATTQIYTHVDAARLVQLVNERHPLADRSR, encoded by the coding sequence ATGTTGAGTGCGGAGGCCGGCGTTTCGCCCAATACGCTCGCCGCCTATCGCAACGACCTCGCCAAGGCGCGTGAGGCCCTGCACGGCAACCTCAGCGGAGCGAAGCGGGAGGCGCTGGCCCGCCTTGGCGCGCAATGGGCCGACCTGGCCGCCTCGACGGTCGCCCGGCGCTCCTCCGCGCTTCGGCGCTTCTACGGTTTCCTGGTCGATGACGGCATCCGGCAGGACGATCCGTCGAGCGCGCTGCCCCAGCCCAAGCTGCAGCGGCCGCTGCCCAAGGTGCTATCGGTGGCGGAGGTCGAAGCCATGTTCGAGGGCGTGTCCGCCCGGGCGGCCAGCGGCGAGGCGCTGGCACAGCGCAATCTCGCTTTGCTGGAACTGCTCTACGGATCCGGATTGCGGGCGAGCGAAGTCATTTCCCTGCCGCGCGGGGCGGTCCGCGACGGCCAGCCATTCCTAATTCTTCGCGGAAAGGGGGCCAAGGAAAGACTGGTGCCCGTGTCCGGCCGGGCCGAAGCGGCGGTTCGGGAATGGATCGCCAACGTTCCGAAAGCCAGCCTGTGGCTGTTCCCCAGCGGCAAGACCCATCTTAGCCGCATGCGCCTGTATCAACTGGTGCGCGCCATGGCCGCCGACGCAGGCATCGCGCGGGACCGGATCAGCCCACACGTGCTGCGCCATGCCTTTGCCACGCACCTGTTGTCGGGCGGTGCGGACCTGCGCGTGTTGCAGTCGCTGCTGGGGCACGCGGACATAGCGACGACGCAGATTTACACCCACGTCGATGCCGCCCGGCTGGTGCAACTGGTCAACGAACGCCACCCGTTGGCCGACCGTTCGCGTTGA